One Acropora palmata chromosome 2, jaAcrPala1.3, whole genome shotgun sequence genomic window carries:
- the LOC141873185 gene encoding uncharacterized protein LOC141873185 isoform X2, translating into MAMEAAPTSPQLTTYAAQNTATVPHTVPVSHTTVNLIQPEQGKGLYIVDPSQQHALQMFGSPDQRTFMANPVEFNAGGAITTTAVSSGNGQITMMNGQPIATQRVPVAMETLDEPLYVNAKQYHRIIKRRQARAKLEAEGKIPKVRKKYLHESRHQHACRRRRSNGGRFVTKIGGDGTGEEEEANNQVYPEGMVPTQEHDPQEHAYNAVVSDPEATRTQLTNQGTEQNE; encoded by the exons ATGGCGATGGAGGCCGCTCCAACTTCACCGCAGTTAACAACCTATGCTGCGCAAAACACGGCTACAGTCCCTCATACAGTCCCCGTATCGCATACGACCGTTAATCTTATACAACCTGAACAAGGAAAGGGTCTATACATTGTTGATCCCTCACAGCAACATGCTTTACAAATGTTTGGAAGTCCCGATCAGAGAACGTTTATGGCGAACCCCGTTGAATTCAACGCGGGTGGAGCCATAACAACGACGGCCGTTTCCAGCGGAAATGGCCAAATAACTATG ATGAATGGACAACCCATTGCAACCCAGAGAGTTCCTGTCGCCATGGAAACTCTGGATGAGCCACTTTATGTCAATGCAAAACAGTATCACAGAATAATCAAAAGACGGCAGGCAAGGGCAAAGCTAGAAGCTGAGGGGAAAATACCAAAAGTTCGAAAG AAATATCTTCATGAGTCAAGACATCAACATGCTTGCAGAAGACGGCGCAGCAATGGAGGACGATTTGTGACAAAAATTGGTGGTGATGGAACaggagaggaagaagaagCCAACAACCAGGTGTATCCAGAAGGCATGGTACCAACGCAAGAGCATGATCCCCAAGAACATGCATATAACGCTGTTGTATCAGACCCAGAGGCTACCAGAACACAGCTAACCAATCAGGGAACAGAGCAAAATGAGTAA
- the LOC141873185 gene encoding uncharacterized protein LOC141873185 isoform X1 translates to MAMEAAPTSPQLTTYAAQNTATVPHTVPVSHTTVNLIQPEQGKGLYIVDPSQQHALQMFGSPDQRTFMANPVEFNAGGAITTTAVSSGNGQITMMNGQPIATQRVPVAMETLDEPLYVNAKQYHRIIKRRQARAKLEAEGKIPKVRKKYLHESRHQHACRRRRSNGGRFVTKIGGDGTGEEEEANNQVYPEGMVPTQEHDPQEHAYNAVVSDPEATRTQLTNQGTEQNEC, encoded by the exons ATGGCGATGGAGGCCGCTCCAACTTCACCGCAGTTAACAACCTATGCTGCGCAAAACACGGCTACAGTCCCTCATACAGTCCCCGTATCGCATACGACCGTTAATCTTATACAACCTGAACAAGGAAAGGGTCTATACATTGTTGATCCCTCACAGCAACATGCTTTACAAATGTTTGGAAGTCCCGATCAGAGAACGTTTATGGCGAACCCCGTTGAATTCAACGCGGGTGGAGCCATAACAACGACGGCCGTTTCCAGCGGAAATGGCCAAATAACTATG ATGAATGGACAACCCATTGCAACCCAGAGAGTTCCTGTCGCCATGGAAACTCTGGATGAGCCACTTTATGTCAATGCAAAACAGTATCACAGAATAATCAAAAGACGGCAGGCAAGGGCAAAGCTAGAAGCTGAGGGGAAAATACCAAAAGTTCGAAAG AAATATCTTCATGAGTCAAGACATCAACATGCTTGCAGAAGACGGCGCAGCAATGGAGGACGATTTGTGACAAAAATTGGTGGTGATGGAACaggagaggaagaagaagCCAACAACCAGGTGTATCCAGAAGGCATGGTACCAACGCAAGAGCATGATCCCCAAGAACATGCATATAACGCTGTTGTATCAGACCCAGAGGCTACCAGAACACAGCTAACCAATCAGGGAACAGAGCAAAATGA GTGCTGa